A single region of the Vicia villosa cultivar HV-30 ecotype Madison, WI linkage group LG4, Vvil1.0, whole genome shotgun sequence genome encodes:
- the LOC131597963 gene encoding uncharacterized protein LOC131597963, translated as MQGMQGQQPIAPAPTPQAAAGPDFRAFFRMDPPEFLGGLDPVIAHDWLYGMEMIFQDIQCTEEEKVIFAAQKMKGPAGRWWNTESTYFTNRGIPKDWKHFKTAFLEKYYPNSVRALKEREFQSFKQGNMSVSEYAEKFEDMAAYS; from the coding sequence atgcaaggcatgcaagGGCAACAACCAATCGCTCCTGCTCCTACTCCTCAAGCTGCAGCAGGGCCTGATTTTCGCGCCTTCTTTCGGATGGATCCGCCAGAGTTCTTGGGTGGCTTAGATCCTGTGATTGCTCATGATTGGTTGTATGGCATGGAAATGATATTCCAGGATATTCAGTGCACCGAGgaagagaaggtgatctttgctGCTCAGAAAATGAAGGGACCAGCAGGAAGATGGTGGAATACGGAGTCTACGTATTTCACTAACCGAGGGATTCCTAAGGattggaaacatttcaagacagcTTTCTTGGAGAAGTACTACCCCAACAGTGTGCGTGCTTTGAAGGAGCGTGAGTTTCAGTCCTTCAAACAAGGCAACATGTCGGTGTCTgaatatgctgagaagtttgaggaCATGGCTGCCTATTCCTGA